From the genome of Candidatus Hydrogenedentota bacterium:
GGATCACTGTCTCGCCATATTGCGCACCTTCGCCGATCAGGCCGCGGCCGCCATTGCCAACGCCCGCGCTTTTGAAGAGATTGATCGCCTCCGCGCGAAGCTGGAGCAGGAGAATGAATACCTTCGCGAAGAGGCGCGCGGAGGAGACTACGGCGACATCGTGGGCTCGAGCGCCGCACTACGCCGGTTGATGGAGCAAATCGAGCTCGTCGCCCGCACCGATGCCACCGTGCTCATCCAGGGCGAATCGGGCACCGGCAAGGAACTCATCGCCCGTGCGATTCATGAAAAGAGTTCGCGCGCGGGCCGTCCCCTCGTGCGCGTGAACTGCGCCGCCGTACCGCGCGAACTCTTCGAGAGCGAATTCTTCGGCCACGTGCGCGGGGCCTTCACCGGGGCCGCGCGGGATCGCGCCGGACGCTTCGCCCTGGCCGATGGCGGCACCCTCTTCCTCGACGAAGTGGGCGAGATCCCCATCGAACTCCAGAGCAAGCTGCTCCGTGTCCTGCAGGAGGGTCAGTTTGAGCCCGTGGGCGACGACCGCACCCAAAGCGCGGACGTGCGCGTCATCGCCGCGACCAACCGCAGCCTGGTCAACGACAGTACGGCCACGCGCTTTCGTCCCGACCTCTACTACCGCCTCAGCGTCTTCCCCATCCAGGTGCCGCCCCTGCGCGAACGGCGCGACGACATCCCCGAGCTCGCGCTCCACTTTCTCGCGTCGGCCAGCAAGCGCTTCGGCCTCCCGCCCGCGACGCTCAAGCAACGTCACGTCCAGGAACTGCAAGCCTACGACTGGCCCGGCAACATCCGCGAACTTCAAAACGTCGTCGAGCGCGCGGTCATCACCACCCAGGGCCGCGATCTCGAGTTCGAACTCCACGCCACGCCCACTATTCCCGCAACCACCGCGCCCGCCGACACCGAACGAATCTACACCGAAGCCGAGATGAAAACCTTCGAGTGCGACAACATCCTCCGCGCACTCGAAGCCACCGACTGGAAAGTCGGCGGCGATGGTGGCGCGGCGAAACTGCTGGGGATGAAACCAACCACGCTCGCCTCAAGGATGAAGGTGATGGGGATCGCGCGGGGGTAGGGGTCAGGTCCCGGCCATTTCCGCCGCGATAGGCTCCGCCTGCTTCAGCACTCGGTTGCCAGTTTCGGCCGGCAGGCCTTCAAAACAACTTGATGTATTCGTGAAATACGAAAAGTCTATTCCGCTGCTGGCCAGTGATTTCGGCGAGGATACCTTTTTCAACAAAAGCCTGGACGAGGTCGTTGGCGGCTTTGGCCGACAGGCCGGTCATGCTTTGTACATCCTTCACGGCGACCACGGGTCGCTTGAACAGTTGAGACAGGAGTTCCATCCCGACTGTGGCGCGTCTTCCTAAGGTCATGATGCGGCCTTTTTCGGTGGACTCTTTCAGCTTAATGATCCGTTGCAGGGTCACGACGGCCGCATCGGCGGTCTCGGCAACGCCGGTCAGGAAGAACCTGATCCACTGCGCAAGATCATCTTTGGTGCGGACCCCGGTGAGGTTGTCGTAGTAGAGCGATTTGTTGTGCTCGAAGAAATCGGAAAGATAGAGCATCGGCTTGTCGAGTACCCCGCTGGAAACGAGATAGAGGGTGATGAGCAGTCGCCCGATGCGCCCATTACCATCCAGGAAGGGGTGGATCGTTTCAAACTGGTAGTGGACGATGGCAATCCGCACGAGGTGCGGCACCTTGATATCCGTATTGTGAAGAAAGCGCTCCAAGTCCGTCATAAGATCGGGAACCTCGGTGTGTAGCGGAGGTATGAAGGCGGCATCGGACGGACTGGTGCCGCCGATCCAGTTTTGTGAGGTGCGGAATTCCCCCGGACTCTTGTGCTCGCCCCGCGCGCTGGCGAGGATGACCTGGTGCGCGTTGCGGATGAGTCGGTTCGACAGGGGAAGTGTTTTCAGCTCATCCAGGGCGGAGTTCATGGCGGCCACATAGTTGTTGACCTCGCGCCAATCATCGCGCCGTTCCGGGTTGAT
Proteins encoded in this window:
- a CDS encoding sigma 54-interacting transcriptional regulator produces the protein MKLQALQNIVLSVSGEYSVDRVLDALVRGLVQEAEAALARIWLIRSGDICATCRMRPECPDQVRCLHLAASDGASRIETEQRWDRIEGDYQRFPIGIRKVGWIAAQGEALMLNDLATNREWAFNQDWIQEEEIRCFAGQPLLFRGEVLGVLAVFSREEMGDHCLAILRTFADQAAAAIANARAFEEIDRLRAKLEQENEYLREEARGGDYGDIVGSSAALRRLMEQIELVARTDATVLIQGESGTGKELIARAIHEKSSRAGRPLVRVNCAAVPRELFESEFFGHVRGAFTGAARDRAGRFALADGGTLFLDEVGEIPIELQSKLLRVLQEGQFEPVGDDRTQSADVRVIAATNRSLVNDSTATRFRPDLYYRLSVFPIQVPPLRERRDDIPELALHFLASASKRFGLPPATLKQRHVQELQAYDWPGNIRELQNVVERAVITTQGRDLEFELHATPTIPATTAPADTERIYTEAEMKTFECDNILRALEATDWKVGGDGGAAKLLGMKPTTLASRMKVMGIARG
- a CDS encoding Fic family protein, giving the protein MDIKNFKAGAYRKGYAYRYFVPEKINHGFVWTDDAINELLERASLKLGELNSFSRLVPDTDRFIRMHTIKEAVESSSIEGTQTTMEEALINEEDINPERRDDWREVNNYVAAMNSALDELKTLPLSNRLIRNAHQVILASARGEHKSPGEFRTSQNWIGGTSPSDAAFIPPLHTEVPDLMTDLERFLHNTDIKVPHLVRIAIVHYQFETIHPFLDGNGRIGRLLITLYLVSSGVLDKPMLYLSDFFEHNKSLYYDNLTGVRTKDDLAQWIRFFLTGVAETADAAVVTLQRIIKLKESTEKGRIMTLGRRATVGMELLSQLFKRPVVAVKDVQSMTGLSAKAANDLVQAFVEKGILAEITGQQRNRLFVFHEYIKLF